A genomic stretch from Mycobacterium malmoense includes:
- a CDS encoding L,D-transpeptidase family protein: MRRLLASLGAVACVVCASLLLAPASGAATPWFANSVGNATQVVSVVSTGGSTAQMDIYQRTAAGWQALKTGIPTHVGSAGMAPQARSGVPATPMGVYTLDSAFGTAPNPGGGLPYTQVGPNHWWSGDDHSPTFNSMQVCQKSQCPFSTAASENLQIPQYKHAVVMGVNKNKVPGGGAAFFFHTTDGAPTEGCVAIDDAQLVQIIRWLRPGAVIAITK, encoded by the coding sequence ATGCGCCGACTGCTAGCTTCGCTGGGGGCTGTGGCGTGCGTGGTGTGCGCGTCGCTTCTGCTCGCCCCGGCAAGTGGTGCGGCGACCCCCTGGTTCGCGAACTCCGTTGGCAATGCCACGCAGGTGGTTTCGGTCGTCAGCACCGGCGGTTCCACCGCGCAAATGGACATCTATCAGCGCACCGCCGCGGGCTGGCAGGCGCTCAAGACCGGCATCCCCACCCACGTCGGTTCGGCGGGCATGGCGCCGCAGGCCAGGAGCGGGGTTCCGGCCACCCCGATGGGGGTGTACACGCTCGACTCCGCCTTCGGCACGGCGCCGAATCCCGGTGGGGGACTGCCCTATACGCAAGTCGGGCCGAATCACTGGTGGAGCGGCGACGACCATAGCCCCACCTTCAACTCCATGCAGGTCTGCCAGAAATCCCAGTGCCCGTTCAGCACGGCCGCGAGCGAGAACCTGCAAATCCCGCAGTACAAGCACGCGGTGGTGATGGGCGTCAACAAGAACAAGGTCCCGGGCGGCGGTGCGGCGTTCTTCTTCCACACCACCGACGGCGCCCCCACCGAGGGCTGCGTGGCGATCGACGATGCCCAGCTGGTGCAGATCATCCGGTGGCTGCGGCCCGGCGCGGTGATCGCGATCACCAAGTAG
- a CDS encoding nuclear transport factor 2 family protein, translated as MCCNDLMSPQDFASEIADIEAIKQVKYRYLRTLDTKRWDDFAETLTDDVVGDYGSSVGAELHFTNRVDLVNYMRRSLGPAVITEHRVTHPEITVGGDEASGTWYLQDRVIVADFDFMLIGAAFYRDTYRRTDDGWKISATGYDRTYEATMSLAGLDFKVKAGRALD; from the coding sequence GTGTGCTGCAATGACCTGATGAGCCCCCAAGACTTCGCCTCCGAGATAGCCGACATCGAAGCGATCAAACAGGTCAAGTACCGGTATCTGCGCACGCTGGACACCAAGCGCTGGGACGACTTCGCCGAGACGCTGACCGACGACGTGGTCGGCGATTACGGGTCGTCGGTCGGTGCGGAGCTGCACTTCACCAACCGCGTCGACCTGGTGAACTACATGCGCAGGTCACTGGGCCCGGCCGTCATCACCGAACACCGGGTGACTCACCCGGAGATCACGGTGGGGGGCGATGAAGCGTCGGGCACCTGGTACTTGCAAGACCGGGTCATCGTCGCCGATTTCGACTTCATGCTGATCGGTGCGGCCTTCTACCGCGACACCTACCGGCGCACCGACGATGGCTGGAAGATCAGCGCCACCGGCTACGACCGCACCTATGAGGCCACAATGTCGTTGGCGGGCTTGGACTTTAAGGTCAAAGCCGGTCGCGCCCTGGACTGA
- a CDS encoding TetR/AcrR family transcriptional regulator, which produces MSIAANRTPGRSIRPTRRTSAPRKRGDDTRARIIDETVRCIVEEGFAAATAKHVAERAGVTWGVIQYHFGDRNGMLIAVVDDGVARLVDSLSSANVSELPLRERIEVVVDTAWRCYSSPTSMAAFEILRATRGGPGESSRRHLLEMNSAIGQLGRLITEDPANSGVAEVIWATLRGVVLAQMITGTPIDWHRERRALIDMVTRVLQ; this is translated from the coding sequence ATGTCCATTGCCGCGAACCGGACACCCGGGCGCTCCATCAGACCCACCCGGCGCACCAGCGCGCCGCGCAAACGCGGGGATGACACTCGGGCCAGGATCATCGACGAGACGGTCCGGTGCATCGTGGAGGAGGGGTTCGCCGCCGCGACCGCCAAGCACGTGGCCGAACGCGCCGGCGTGACGTGGGGAGTCATCCAGTATCACTTCGGCGACCGCAACGGCATGCTGATCGCCGTCGTCGACGACGGCGTGGCCAGGCTGGTCGACAGTCTGTCGTCGGCCAATGTCAGCGAGCTTCCGCTGCGCGAGCGCATCGAGGTCGTCGTCGACACCGCCTGGCGCTGTTATAGCAGCCCGACGTCGATGGCCGCCTTCGAAATCCTGCGCGCCACCCGCGGCGGTCCGGGCGAGTCCTCGCGGCGCCACCTGCTCGAAATGAACTCCGCGATCGGCCAGCTCGGCCGGCTGATCACCGAAGACCCGGCGAATTCCGGTGTGGCCGAAGTGATCTGGGCCACCCTGCGCGGGGTGGTGCTGGCGCAGATGATCACCGGGACCCCGATCGACTGGCATCGGGAGCGACGGGCGCTGATCGACATGGTCACCCGTGTGCTGCAATGA